The sequence below is a genomic window from Candidatus Nezhaarchaeota archaeon.
GGCGTTGTCGCCGAAGATAGGCTTGGGCATGAAGGTGGCCACCGTCCCGTGCCTCCTAGCCACGTTCTTGACTACGTACTTCAACGTCACAGTGGCGTCGGCCGCGTTGGTTAGCGTGTCGAACCTGAAGTTAATCTCCCCTTGGCCAGCGGTCGCGACCTCGTGGTGGTGGACTGTGCACGGGATGTTGAAGTAGTCCTCTAGGACCCTGACGCACTCGTTACGTACCTCCATTAATGTGTCGTGAGGAGGGGCTGGGTAATATCCTTCCTTAAACCTGATGGGGTAGTATTGACCGCCGGGCGACCAGGCAGCCTCACGGGACTCGATGCGGTAGCTTTGCCCTCTGTAGGGTGCTAGTACATCCCACTCGACGCGGTCGAAGATGAAGAACTCAGGCTCAGACCCCCAGTAGGAGAGGGCTCTTCCCCCTAGCTCGTCTCTCAGGTATTGCTCGGCGCGCTGGGCTATGTAGCGAGGATCCCTAGAGAACCTCCCTCACCCGAATCCTAGGAACACGTCGCATATTAGCCTAGCAGCCCTATACTCGTGGCTGGCCCAGGGTATCATGGAGAAGGTCGAGGGGTCTGGGACCAGGACCATGTCCGACTCGTGAACTTCAGTGAAGCACCTGATGCTAGAGCCGTCGAGCTTCGGCGCCCCCCTCTCAAAGACCTCCTTCGTTAAGCAGTGTAGGGT
It includes:
- a CDS encoding glutamine synthetase, encoding TLHCLTKEVFERGAPKLDGSSIRCFTEVHESDMVLVPDPSTFSMIPWASHEYRAARLICDVFLGFG